The Mesorhizobium sp. M3A.F.Ca.ET.080.04.2.1 genome contains the following window.
CATCACCGTGACGCGGTCGGCGATCTCAGGCACTTCCTCCAGCCGGTGCGAGATGTAGACGATGCCGACGCCGGTCGCGGCAAGCTTCCTCATGATGTCGAACAGGCGCTCGACCTCGCTGACGGTAAGTGCCGCCGTCGGCTCGTCCATGATCAAGACGCGCGAGGCATAGGACAGCGCCTTGACGATCGCCACCACCTGGCGCTGGCCGATGGAGAGGTCGGCGACAAGGCGCGCCGGGTCGATGGCGAGTTCGATCGCGTCCAGCCGCTGCTTCGCCTCGCGGCGCATCGCCGGCACGTCAAGCATGCCGCCGGCACGCATCAGTTCGCGGCCGAGGAAAAGGTTCGCCGCGACGTCGAGCGAGGGCACGAGGTCGAGTTCCTGGAAGATGGTTGCGATTCCGGCTGCCTGCGCCTCGCGCGGGTTGTTGAAGGTCACCGGCTTGCCGTCGATGCGGATCTCACCCTCGTCCGGCGTGTAGACGCCCGACAGCAGGTTCATCAGTGTCGATTTGCCGGCGCCGTTCTCGCCCAGCAGCGCGTGGATCTCGCCGGCCCTGAGATCAAAATCGACGCCGCGCAGGGCCTGCACGCCGCCGAAGCGTTTCACCGCGCCGGTGACGGAAAGCAGCGGCGCGCTCATGCTCGCCTCATGCGAACCGGCTTCGCGCAGGACTGGCGCGCCTGCAGCGTCGCCTGCAGCCGCACGGAGCGGGGTGCCGCGTCGCTGGAGGCGATGCGGGCGCTCAGAAGCGCTGCCGCCTGGCGGCCGATCTCGGTGCAGGGCTGCTCGACCAATGTCAGCCTCGGCTCGAAACAGTCGGCCCATTCGAAATCGTCAAAGCCGACCAGCGACAGGTCGCGCGGGATCGAAAGCCCCTTCTCGCGGACGGCGCGGACTGCCCCGATCGTCGTCATGTTGTTGCCGGTGACCAATGCGGTGGGCGGCTCCGGCAGCGACAGGATCGCATGCGTCGATGTCGTGGCGCCCGCCGTGTCGACATTCTCCGGCGAGACGTAGCGCGGCAGGCACTCAAGTCCATTGGCGGCGAGCGAGGCGCGGAAGGCCTCGATGCGCTCGCGCGTCGTGGCCAGCCCCGGTTGGCCGGCGATGTAGCCGATGCGCCGGTGGCCAAAGGAGGCGACGTGGTCGATCAGCGCCCGCATCGCCGTCTGATTTTCGACGCCGATCTGGTCGAAGCGGTCGTCGGCGAAGCGGTCGATGAGCACGCAAGGCAGCTTCTTTTCGGCGAGATAGGCGATCGCGCGTTCTGGCGAGCCGGACGGCGCCAGAATGACGCCGTCGACACGGCGCTGGTGGAAAGCGCGCACCACCTGAAGCTCGCGCTCGGGATCTTCCTGCGTGTCCGACAGGAACACCATCAGGCCGAGGCGCGCGCACTCGGCTTCCACCGCACAGATGATGTCGGTGAAATAGGGGTTGGAGATCGCCGAGATCGCGAGGCCAACGCTGTTGGTCGAGGCCACTTTCAGCGAGCGCGCCAGTTCGTTGGGCTGGTAGCCCATGGCGGCGATCGCGTCGTTGATCAGCTGCGCCTTCTCGGGCGAGACGAAACGCGTGCGGTTGACGACATGCGACACGGTCGAAACCGAAACGCCGGCGCGGCGCGCGACCTCAGCCATTGTCGGCATGCGAACGGAGTGCTGCCAAGCACACCTCCCTCGATTGCGTTTCCCGTCCCGCTCTTCGGCGAGATCTGCGACGACCATAGAATCATCGAAACGTTTGCGCAATCGATTCGATGAGCGAGCGCACGAGATTTTTCTGACGGAAATGTCGAAATCAGGAGATGAAAGCGAGCCAGGCCGTCCCGGCGGCGAGCGTCAGCAAGGTCAGAGGCAGTCCGACTCTGAAGAAAGCGACGAAGGACAGTAGCTTGCCCGCCGCTTTCGCCTGCTCGGCGACGATCAGATTGGCCACGGAGCCGAGCAGCGTGAAATTGCCGGCGAGCGTCGAACTCATCGCCACCACCAGCCAGGCGCGCTGCGGGTTCTCGAGACCCGGAATGAATGGCCTCAGCGCCAGCACCGCCGGCACGTTGCTCATAATGTTGGAAAGCACCGCGGTGAAGGCGGAAAGCCGCCACACATCGTCGAGACCGATTGCCTTGGCGGAAGCCGTCAGCTCGGGCGTGAGCAGAGTGCGCTCGGCACCGGCCACCACCACGAACAGGCCGGCGAACATGAAGAGCAGCGGTCCGTCGATCTCGCGGTAGATGCGATGCGGCTTAATCGCGCGGGTGACGAGCAGGAAGGCGCCGGCGATCAGCGCCGCCTTGGCCACGGGTACCCCGACGAAGAAGGCGACCGCCAGCATCACGCAGGCGATGGTCGCCTTCAGCACCTGTCCCGGCAGCATGCGGCCGCGATAGACCTCGGGGCTGAGTTCCACCGTGCGCGAGAACTCGGCGCGGTAGACGATGCGGATGATGACGATGACGGCGACGAGGCCGAACAGCGCGACGGGTGCAAGCGCCACCGTGAAGGCGGGATAGGAGATGCCCGACAGCGCGCCGATCACCATGTTCTGCGGGTTGCCTGTAATGGTGGCGACGCTGCCGCAGTTGGAGGCCGTACAGGTGGCGATCAGATAGGGAACCGGGTTGCGGTTGATGATGCGGGTGACGTGGACCACGATCGGCGCCATCACCAGGCAGATCGCGTCATTGACCAGGAAGGCCGAGAGAACGCCGGTCAGAAGCGTCACCATGATCAGGAGCATGAATGGTGCGTGCGCGTGCTCGATGGCGAAGCCGCCGAGCGCACGGAAGGCGCCTGAGACTTTCAGATGCGCCACCACAATCATCATGCCGAGCAGCAGCGTGATGGTGTCGAAATTGATGGAACGGTAGGCATCCTCGATGCCGATGGCGCCGATGGCGATCATGGCAGCCCCGCCGAGCAGCGCGATGCCGGCGCGGTCGAGCCGGAGGCCCGGGAAGCGACCGACGGCAACACCGGCATAGGTGAGCACGAGGATGAGAAGCGCGCCGGTGCCCGTCCATGTCATTGCCGGAATATCCCGTGTCCTGCCCTGCCCGGCAGAATCTGCCGGTGTCCGCGGGACCACCTTTAACAATGGTGCCCGAAAGCCGAAAGCTGGGAAACCGCGGTCCAGCAAACTCGCTGCCGCCTTAGGGAACAGCCGGGATTTTGAGCGGCCGCCAGAGCGGCCTGTATATTCGGATCATCTAATGTAATAATTGCTGGACAGATCAGGCTGACCATCCTGTCGTTCGGGGGACTATTCGGATGAACACGGTCGTGGAAGGGGACCATCGCGTTCTGCGCAAGGAAGAGCCGATGGTCCAGGGAGAATGCCGGCGTTGCCACGGCGCTCGCACCGTGTTCGTGTGTGCCCGGTGGCTGAGTTCCAATGGTCACTGCTGCCCGGAAGGGACGCATAGGCTGAAATGCCCGGGGCAAAGCGTGGCATGCATGGAGTGCCGCGGCCCGGAGGCCTGAGAAAGCACGAAATTTGGGGAGCCTGCCGTACCCCCGCCGGACGCGGCAGGCTCCCCGACCGGCCTCGACCGGCCGCCGCAAACAGCTAGCTTGTGGCACAGCGCACGGAGTGCCGTCATTAAAGTTTGACATAGCCGTTGCCAGTTAAAAACCTGCAGGCTTAGCATCTCTTCGCAACGAGCCTATTGCGTTGCGCTCTGCCGCCGCTTACCACTTCCGGACTTCGGGTTTTCTGGTTCGGCAGGGTAGATGATCGCACGACTGCGACGTGCCATGCGGTGGCAAGCGCTCCCGCTCCTCGGCGGGTTTGTCATCGTGGCGGCGATTGTCGGTGGGCGTGCCATCTTGGCCGAAACGCAGATCGCGGATCGTGTCGCGAGCCGTCGATCCATTGAGACCCAGCAACTGCTCGCCGGCCTGCTTTCGCTTACCCAGGACGCCGAGACAGGCCAACGCGGCTATCTGCTCACAGGCGAGAAGACCTATCTCCAGCCGTACCAGCATGCGGTCGAAGCGCTGCCGGGTCAGCTTGCGCGCATCGACCAGATGTTGCCGGCAAGCAGCGAGGCGGCGCAGCAAGTCGCCGGCATAAAGGAGGCGCTCGCCCGCAAGCAGTCCGAACTGGCCGAGACGATCCGCCTTTACGACGCGGGCAACATGTCGAAGGCGCTGGAGATCGTGCGTGGCGGCAGCGGCAAGCTCGACATGGAGCAGATCCAGGCCAATATCGACGCGATCCGGCGTATCGATGGGGCAAACCTGCAGGCGCGTGCATTGCGCATGGAACAGGTCGAAGACTGGCTGCGCGCCGGTTCGTTCGCGGCGCTGGCCGCCATACTTCTGCTCGGGCTCTATACGATCCGCGAGTCCGGCCGCCGCTTCCGCGCCGTGGTGATTGCCCAGGATGCGCTGAGCGCGAAGAACGCGGCGCTGGAAAATGAGATCCACACGCGCGAGCGAGCGGAGTCACAGCTGCGCCAGGTGCAGAAGATGGAAGCGGTCGGCCAACTCACGGGCGGCATCGCGCATGACTTCAACAATATGCTGGCGGTCATCACCAGCGCCATGAACCTCGCCCAGCGCAAGCTGGCGCGCGGCGAGCACGACGTGGAGACCTTCGTCGAGGCGGCCGCAGACGCTGCAGCCCGCGCCGCCAATCTCACGGCACGGCTGCTCGCCTTTTCGCGCCAGCAGCCGCTTGCGCCGCAGCTGGTCGACGCCAACCGGCTGGTCACCGGCATGTCGGACCTGTTGCGCCGCACGCTGGGGCAGTCGATCGAGATTGAAACCGTGCTGGCCGGCGGCCTATGGAAAGCGCATGCCGATCCCAGCCAAGTCGAGAATGCCATCCTGAACCTGGCGGTCAACGCGCGCGACGCGATCGGCGAGAAAGGCAAGCTCACCATCGAGACCGCGAACTGCCATCTCGACGAGGCCTACGCTGCCGGCCACCCGGAAGTGAAGGCCGGCCAGTATGTGATGATCGCGGTGACCGATACCGGCACCGGCATGTCGCCGGACGTCATGGCCAGGGCTTTCGAGCCGTTCTTCACGACGAAGCCTGTCAACCACGGAACGGGGCTGGGCCTGAGCCAGGTTTTCGGCTTCGTCAAACAGTCGGGCGGGCATGTGAAGATCTATTCCGAACCGGGCGAAGGCACGACGATCAAGATATACCTGCCCCGTTTCGCGGGTCCGGAAGAGGCGGCGCCGTTCGCGAGGCTCGGCGGCAAGGCCGAGCCGGCCGCGACCGAAACGGTCCTTCTGGTTGAGGATGACGCCCGGGTGCGTTCCGCCACGTCAGCAGCCTTGCTCGAGCTCGGTTATACGGTGATCGAGGCCGGGAGCGGCGAGGAAGCACTCGGCAAGCTCGGTGAAAATCCCGCCATCGCGCTGATGCTGACCGATATCGTCATGCCGGCGATGAATGGCCGGCAGTTGGCGGAAGAAGCGAAGGGACGCGCGCCGTCGTTGAAGATCGTTTTCATGACCGGCTTCACCCGCAACGCGGTGGTCCATAACGGCGTGCTCGACCACGACGTGAACTTCATCGCCAAGCCGTTCACGCTGGAGCAGCTTTCGGCGAAGCTGCGTGATGCGCTCGCGAAGCCGTAAGACCTTGAGGCGCCGTGCGCTTGAAACGGGCGAAGATCAGATCCGCCCGAGCACCACAAGAATGATCACGATGACCAGCAGCAGCCCGAGGCCGCCGCCGCCATAATAGCCGGTGCCATAGAACGGGCCGCCGCCCAGCCCGGCGAAGCCGCCAAGCAGGGCGAGAATGAGAATGATGATGAGAATTGTACCGAGGGTCATGGCTTTTTCCTCTCCGACAGCGCAGTGCCGCCTGTTGTCAAGGGGAGGAACTCACAAATGGCTGCCTAAGTTCCGCTCTCGGCTGGGCCGGGATCCCTTGCCGTTGAAGATCGGCGCTGTCGGATGAGACGATTGGCCCTGGGTTGGCTTCAAGGCCTCTGGGCGCCAACAGCATGAACGCGATGGCGATGGCGATCGATGCGATGATCGTGGCAGTACCAAAAACGTCCTTCATTTTCCAACCTGCAGCATTCGAAACTGCTAAACAACGCCCCGTAACGCCTGCCGTTCCCGCGACAGGCCTTCGCGCCGGTCCGCACCCGAGGAACCACCCATTTCAAACCGCCTACGTTGGGGACCCGCTGGAACGGCTTCCGGCCAGGCACAACGCCCTGGCGTTGCAAAAGGCGCTGAAAGGCAATCAAATGGGCGCGTCACCACTGAAAACCTGGCCCCTCGAATGAAAAGCCTGTCGATCGCCTTTGCTGCCGGTGCGATGATGTGGCCAGCGAGTGTCGCTCACGCCCGACCAGATACGCGCGCCATGACCTGCGCCGAGACGCAGGCGCTGATCCAAGAGCGCCACGCGGCGGTGCTGACCACCGGACCCAGCACCTATGACCGTTTCGTGCGCCAGTTCGGCAATGAGTGCGACTGGCCAGAGGTGCCGGTCTCGGTCGCGGTGCCGACCCGAGATGGGCAATGTCGCGTCTATCGCTGCGAGGAGCCGCCGTTCGACTTCCCTGGCTAGCTCCTGGCTTTGCGGCGATGCGGAACCGTTATGCCCGGCTGCGAATTGTAGCCGGCAACGGCTCGGTGTTCGTCGAGACTGCTTTCAGGCACCGGGCGTGGAGGCAGGAGGAAGCCATGTCCAGCGATTTCACGCGAAGCGGCAGTTGCCTGTGCGGCGGCGTTCAGTTCCGGGTGGCCGGCGACCCTCTCAGGGTCGGCCTTTGCCATTGCAAGGATTGCCGCAAGACTAGCGGATCGGCCTTCCAGGCCTTTGCCGTCTGGCCGCGAGCCGCCTTCGAGGCGGCCGGAATCACCAGCACCTATGGCGGGCGCAGCTTTTGCCCGACCTGCGGCAGCCGCGTTCCGTTCGTCGGCGAAAATGAGGTCGAGGTGGCGATCGGCGGCCTCGACGTAGCGCCGACCGAAGGGCTTGAACCAAGCTATGAACTGTGGGTCGGCCGACGCGAGCACTGGCTGCAGCCCCTGCCCGGCGCGCGCCAGTTCGAGCACGACCGGATCGCGGACGCCGCTGTGGACGACGCGCCAGCCAATGGCCTCGGCGAGCGCCTGCGCGAATCTGCGTAGAACTGAACAAGTTTGGGCAACACGCGCTTGCGTCGGAGCCAATCCGGATGCGGCTGTTTGTCGGCATTACCAGCGATCCCGACAGCGGCACCGCGCCGAAGTTCGAGGCCGTTTGCTGGCAATCCGGGTAAGATCGCGCCCGGAACGCAAAAAAGCCCGCCATGCCTTGCGGCACAGCGGGCGGAATTGGCCAAAGGCTACATTGCGTAGCCGTGAAATATCTACGAGGCGGCCGCTTTTTCGCGGACCGGGAGCTTCCAGCCCGGCCGCACGAAATGGCAGGTGTAACCGCTGGGATAGCGCTCGAGATAGTCCTGATGTTCAGGCTCGGCCTCCCAGAAGGGGCCCGCCGGGGCGAGTTCGGTGACGACCTTGCCCGGCCATAGGCCCGAGGCATCGACATCGGCGATGGTGTCCTCTGCGACCCGCTTCTGCTCGTCGTTTTCATAGAAGATCGCTGAGCGGTAGCTCGTGCCGACATCGTTGCCCTGGCGGTTCCTCGTCGTCGGGTCGTGGATCTGGAAGAAGAACTCGAGCAATGTGCGAAAACTGGTTCTGGCTGGATCAAAGACGATCTCGATCGCCTCGGCATGGGTGCCGTGGTTGCGATAGGTAGCGTTGGGAACATCGCCGCCCGAATAACCGACGCGGGTCGAGATCACCCCGGGGAAGCGGCGGATCAAGTCCTGCATGCCCCAGAAACAGCCGCCCGCGAGAATCGCGCGTTCGGTAGAAGCCATGTCACACCTCCTTTTGGATTTCTCCATAGGTGGGTATTCTCACCCGCTTCTTCCAGCGGCTCAAGTTGCTAACCGCCCAAGTGGCCGTTAATCGAAATCGACACGCGTAGAGCGAACACCCATCGACAGCTAGGCGGCGGGTGTTCGCTATCAAACAGGTTAGCGCTGCCGGCCGCCACGGCCTTCGTGGCCGTGTCCCTCGCCGCCAAGACAGTTGGAGTCGGCGATACCGCAGCAGCGGCCGGCCCAGAGCTTGTTGGTTGGCGAGTTTTCGCATTCGGTGTTGGCGGCCTGCTGGCCGGCCATGGCCGAGCCGGCCAAAGCAGATGCGGCAACAAAGGCAAGAAGAGTATTGCGAATGATTGCGGTCATTTTTGAATCTCCACGTTGAATGGCGTCTATTTGCAGCGATGTGTCGCCTGGCAACATGAAATGGTTCACTGAGGTTTCGAAAAAATGTCGTCGCGCCGGTTTCGATGTTTCAGGATCTTGCTGACGCTACTGCGATGACTCGCCGATCATTCGTCGCGCTGCGTGCGAAACCTGCGCACCACCACCTCGAAAACGATGTCGGAAATCCACATGGCGGAGACGCCGATGAGAAAGGCGGCGGCGAGCGTGGTGGTGTCGTCGGCTGCGTCAGGCATCGGTAGGCCGCTCGCCTCGACCCACGCGACCACAGGCAGTGTCAGATAAGCGGCGGCGAGCGCGCCGCAGATCGGCGAGGCCACCATCTCGCGCAGCTTGTAGCGATGGCGTGACAGCGCCCTCAGCACGCCGCCGGCGAGGCCTGCCGCCACCACCTGGCCCTTGATGCCGAGCAGGTCGAAAATGTCGTGCATCAGGGCCTCCAGCCGCAGAGTTTCGTTCCTTTGCGATTGTGGGCGAGAAGCGCCCTCGCCTCCGCGTCGGACAACGCATCGACCGTCTTCGCCGAAAGCCGCAGCGGCGCGGCGGCCGTGCAGAAGCTACCCCCGGCGGGGCTGCAGCCGGCAAGCGCCAGAGCGATCAGAACAGCGGTCAGTTCCTTGCCCATGATTTCAGCTCCTTTCGGATCGCATCGGCCGGCAGCGCGGCGATATCGTTGTCGACCTGATCGGCCACATCGCGCGCCGCCGTCTCGCCGGCCGCCTGCCTGGCGCGTTCGGCTCGTGCGCCGGCAAGCCGCTGGTGGAAGCCCCAGCCGAGTGCCGCGATGAAGGACGCCATCAGGCGCAAGAGCGCCGGATTGCCGAGCAGGAAGGACAGAAGCGCCGTCATGACAGCCACCACACGAACAGCGCGCCGATGAGGAGCAGCGCGCCGATCGCCCAGGGCAAGATCTGGCGAATGACTTCGGTGAGGAGCTGAACCATTCTTGCGCCCTCACTTCGACCAGTGGAATCTGTGTGCGAGCGCGTACCAGACTTCGGTGGCGGCGCTGACGGCGAGGCCGAATCCGGTTTCGAGCGCCATCTGGATATCGGGATCGGCAGACAGCGCCGCCGCATCGCCGGCGCCGAGAAGGCCGCGTGCGACGAGGACGCCGGCGCCATAGCGCAGGACGATGCGGATGATGACGGAAATCATTTGCAGAACACTCCAAGCAGGTTGCAGGGAAGATGCGCCGTCCAGGCCGCGACCGCGCCCAGCGCCAGCACGGTCAGCGCCAGGGTGCGGGCTGCCTTGCCGGGCGGCGCCTGACGGGGCGGGTCGGACCGCGCGCCGTCAGCCCGAGCCCCAGCCGCCGCCTGTTCGGCCACCGGCGCCGTCGCCTGCGGCGCGGAGTGAGCGGGCACAACAGGCCGCGCCGTAAGCAGCAGCGCATTGGCGCGCACCGACGCGATGCGCGCCCTCCAGCCCTTGCCGAAGGTCGGCCAGGTCGGCAGA
Protein-coding sequences here:
- a CDS encoding LacI family DNA-binding transcriptional regulator, encoding MPTMAEVARRAGVSVSTVSHVVNRTRFVSPEKAQLINDAIAAMGYQPNELARSLKVASTNSVGLAISAISNPYFTDIICAVEAECARLGLMVFLSDTQEDPERELQVVRAFHQRRVDGVILAPSGSPERAIAYLAEKKLPCVLIDRFADDRFDQIGVENQTAMRALIDHVASFGHRRIGYIAGQPGLATTRERIEAFRASLAANGLECLPRYVSPENVDTAGATTSTHAILSLPEPPTALVTGNNMTTIGAVRAVREKGLSIPRDLSLVGFDDFEWADCFEPRLTLVEQPCTEIGRQAAALLSARIASSDAAPRSVRLQATLQARQSCAKPVRMRRA
- a CDS encoding anion transporter, producing the protein MTWTGTGALLILVLTYAGVAVGRFPGLRLDRAGIALLGGAAMIAIGAIGIEDAYRSINFDTITLLLGMMIVVAHLKVSGAFRALGGFAIEHAHAPFMLLIMVTLLTGVLSAFLVNDAICLVMAPIVVHVTRIINRNPVPYLIATCTASNCGSVATITGNPQNMVIGALSGISYPAFTVALAPVALFGLVAVIVIIRIVYRAEFSRTVELSPEVYRGRMLPGQVLKATIACVMLAVAFFVGVPVAKAALIAGAFLLVTRAIKPHRIYREIDGPLLFMFAGLFVVVAGAERTLLTPELTASAKAIGLDDVWRLSAFTAVLSNIMSNVPAVLALRPFIPGLENPQRAWLVVAMSSTLAGNFTLLGSVANLIVAEQAKAAGKLLSFVAFFRVGLPLTLLTLAAGTAWLAFIS
- a CDS encoding CHASE3 domain-containing protein encodes the protein MIARLRRAMRWQALPLLGGFVIVAAIVGGRAILAETQIADRVASRRSIETQQLLAGLLSLTQDAETGQRGYLLTGEKTYLQPYQHAVEALPGQLARIDQMLPASSEAAQQVAGIKEALARKQSELAETIRLYDAGNMSKALEIVRGGSGKLDMEQIQANIDAIRRIDGANLQARALRMEQVEDWLRAGSFAALAAILLLGLYTIRESGRRFRAVVIAQDALSAKNAALENEIHTRERAESQLRQVQKMEAVGQLTGGIAHDFNNMLAVITSAMNLAQRKLARGEHDVETFVEAAADAAARAANLTARLLAFSRQQPLAPQLVDANRLVTGMSDLLRRTLGQSIEIETVLAGGLWKAHADPSQVENAILNLAVNARDAIGEKGKLTIETANCHLDEAYAAGHPEVKAGQYVMIAVTDTGTGMSPDVMARAFEPFFTTKPVNHGTGLGLSQVFGFVKQSGGHVKIYSEPGEGTTIKIYLPRFAGPEEAAPFARLGGKAEPAATETVLLVEDDARVRSATSAALLELGYTVIEAGSGEEALGKLGENPAIALMLTDIVMPAMNGRQLAEEAKGRAPSLKIVFMTGFTRNAVVHNGVLDHDVNFIAKPFTLEQLSAKLRDALAKP
- a CDS encoding DUF3309 family protein translates to MTLGTILIIILILALLGGFAGLGGGPFYGTGYYGGGGLGLLLVIVIILVVLGRI
- a CDS encoding GFA family protein, coding for MSSDFTRSGSCLCGGVQFRVAGDPLRVGLCHCKDCRKTSGSAFQAFAVWPRAAFEAAGITSTYGGRSFCPTCGSRVPFVGENEVEVAIGGLDVAPTEGLEPSYELWVGRREHWLQPLPGARQFEHDRIADAAVDDAPANGLGERLRESA
- the msrA gene encoding peptide-methionine (S)-S-oxide reductase MsrA gives rise to the protein MASTERAILAGGCFWGMQDLIRRFPGVISTRVGYSGGDVPNATYRNHGTHAEAIEIVFDPARTSFRTLLEFFFQIHDPTTRNRQGNDVGTSYRSAIFYENDEQKRVAEDTIADVDASGLWPGKVVTELAPAGPFWEAEPEHQDYLERYPSGYTCHFVRPGWKLPVREKAAAS
- a CDS encoding ABC transporter permease, which gives rise to MTALLSFLLGNPALLRLMASFIAALGWGFHQRLAGARAERARQAAGETAARDVADQVDNDIAALPADAIRKELKSWARN
- a CDS encoding putative peptidoglycan-binding domain-containing protein is translated as MRTYRRFYWDAVLGAELPDGIDYAVFDFAVNSGPGRAAKYLQAVLGVARDGRIGPATLGAARARPAGVVIDALCDARLAFLERLPTWPTFGKGWRARIASVRANALLLTARPVVPAHSAPQATAPVAEQAAAGARADGARSDPPRQAPPGKAARTLALTVLALGAVAAWTAHLPCNLLGVFCK